In one window of Clavelina lepadiformis chromosome 4, kaClaLepa1.1, whole genome shotgun sequence DNA:
- the LOC143451881 gene encoding cytochrome c oxidase assembly protein COX18, mitochondrial-like: MISTHDLTGLPWWASIGICTVFLRVLIMTPMMVVQMRSNIKYQQYLHIFRALQQRLTTEINKVANEQHWDDSTKLLQYQLNLQRHRTKLMTKYKVPGVFKRYLLPWIQIPVWISMSISLRHLTLSLPLTNSLSPELLSVASQMSHEGCLWFSNLCLPDPFYVMPPLLGIINLSIIEIHRGDGKTKTVGFGKVLINTARTLSVLMIPIACYMPSGVVLYWLCSSTYGAFQALAFRSPNIRTFFRIPVSNMESKTPYRDLFIRLPFMGKRKL, translated from the coding sequence ATGATTTCTACCCATGACCTAACTGGGTTGCCATGGTGGGCATCAATTGGaatttgtacagtatttctgAGGGTGCTAATTATGACTCCAATGATGGTGGTGCAGATGCGCAGCAACATAAAATACCAGCAATACTTGCACATCTTTCGTGCTCTCCAGCAACGCTTAACAACAGAAATTAACAAAGTTGCAAATGAGCAACATTGGGATGATTCCACAAAGCTTCTACAGTATCAGTTAAACCTTCAGCGACACAGGACCAAACTTATGACTAAATATAAAGTACCAGGTGTATTCAAGCGGTACCTCCTGCCTTGGATCCAGATACCAGTGTGGATATCAATGTCCATTTCTTTGAGACACTTAACATTAAGCCTGCCTTTAACCAATTCTCTGAGCCCAGAACTGCTCTCAGTTGCAAGCCAGATGTCACACGAAGGTTGTCTTTGGTTTTCAAACTTATGTTTGCCAGATCCATTTTATGTCATGCCACCGTTACTTGGCATCATTAATCTAAGCATTATAGAAATACACCGAGGTGATGGTAAAACAAAGACTGTTGGTTTTGGAAAAGTTCTTATTAACACAGCTAGAACACTGTCAGTTTTAATGATCCCAATTGCCTGCTACATGCCAAGTGGTGTTGTTCTGTATTGGTTATGCTCTAGTACTTATGGTGCTTTTCAAGCACTGGCTTTTCGTTCCCCGAATATAAGAACGTTTTTTAGAATTCCTGTTTCTAATATGGAATCAAAAACTCCATATCGTGATTTATTTATAAGACTTCCCTTCATGGGGAAAAGGAAATTATGA
- the LOC143452812 gene encoding 3-oxo-5-alpha-steroid 4-dehydrogenase 1-like — MSAYLASFYNILINGEDELRRIDLLAGLVILISPIVHLIVVSGIDVPYGRYTSSSWGMPVNGKLAWFLQELPAFMIPAFMYINTDTTDLSLPATILIFAFLIHYFNRVFIYSFSIKGGKPTPWSILLMALCFCICNGYMQGTFLIRYSQYKPEWLLEWNFVIGMLVFAFGFYTNMRCDSILRNLRPPGFKGYKIPHGWMFEYVAAANLWGEAVEWTGWALACWSLQAFAFATFAVLYLSARSYSHHLWYLKKFEDYPKDRKIFIPFLI; from the exons ATGTCTGCATATTTAGCTAgcttttataatattttaataaatggaGAGGATGAATTAAGAAGAATAGATTTGCTGGCTGGGTTAGTGATCTTAATTTCTCCAATTGTCCATCTAATTGTTGTATCAGGAATTGATGTTCCATATGGTCGCTACACTTCGTCTAGTTGGGGTATGCCTGTAAATGGCAAACTTGCATGGTTTTTACAG GAGCTGCCTGCATTTATGATTCCTGCCTTCATGTACATTAACACTGATACAACAGACTTGTCATTGCCTGCAACCATTCTTATTTTTGCCTTTCTAATACACTACTTTAATAGAGTGTTTATCTACTCCTTTTCAATTAAAGGTGGCAAACCAACACCGTGGTCAATACTATTAATGGCATTATGTTTCTGCATATGCAATGGATACATGCAG GGAACCTTTCTAATTCGCTACTCACAATACAAGCCAGAATGGCTCTTGGAGTGGAATTTTGTGATTGGCATGCTTGTTTTTGCATTTGGCTTTTACACAAATATGCGTTGTGACTCAATTCTGAGGAACCTAAGGCCACCCGGTTTCAAAGGGTATAAAATCCCACATGGTTGGATGTTTGAATATGTTGCTGCGGCTAATTTATGGGGTGAAGCTGTGGAATGGACAGGCTGGGCATTGGCTTGCTGGTCTCTACAAGCCTTTGCATTTGCTACTTTTGCTGTTTTATATTTGTCCGCAAGAAGCTATTCTCACCATCTTTGGTAtctcaaaaagtttgaagatTATCCCAAGGATcgcaaaatttttattccgTTTCTAATATGA